CACAAAAAACAGCGCAGATGGGTGTTGGAGAGGGAAAATCAATTGGAGAATGGTTTGGACCAAATACAGTTGCTCAAGTTCTGAAGTAAGTCACTTGTGCTAGCTCATTCAGAATGTATTCCTCCGCTTAGGGGCAGCTCTGTTCAGAGACCAGGATGAGGCCCAAGATACAGTTTCAAAGGCTGATGTCCCTCTCCCAGAATGAGGACTCTATATGCCATGTGTCTGCAAGTACAGTGCAGATCATGGTGCTGTAGCCTGCTGGGCAGGTACCGAGTTGGGATTGTTCTGAATTTTAATACACCAAAAGCCTGGGTAAGACCTGCAGAAaggtctctgctgctgtgctgttgaCATGCCCTAGCCAGTAAGCACCAGAGACAGATATTCCCTGCTGCATAGTGGCACAGCTTTGACAGGTCAAGAGTGCCACCATGCAGCTTATACAGTAGTGGTATGAAACCAGTGAAGCCATCTAGACAGCTGAACTGCAATTCCCCACTGTCTGAGCTGCAGTTCTGCCTGAAGGCTGCTGTATAAAGTATGGTCAACTCCTTCTAGTTTAGAAACCACACTTAAAAAGTTggctttgctgtgtttctgaggGATAGGCGGATGTGCCAAATCTCAAGCAGAGGCTAGACTGCAGGTCCTGAGTGCTCAGCAGCAATTCGTTGCAGTCTTGGGACAGACATGttctggagagagaaaggagctAAAGCATGCCCTGACCTTCAGCTATTTCACTTACAAATTCTTCATGTCTTAGTGTTCAAATACAGGTTTTTCTGGCTTATTTCAGACAGCTGACTTTGCCTGTGCAATGTAAGAGTGTAACTCACTTCCCCAGAGTCTTGGATTTCACATAAATGGACAGAAAACTGTGTGCTAAAATGCCTCCCTTCTAACTTTTTGGAGTTAAGGGTTTGGAGAAAACCCTTAGCTGGTCTAGCTTTTGACACCCCAATTCTGCTGTCTGCATGtgcacagaaataattctgctgaATTTAGTGGAACTTCTTAGGCAAAAAGTAATGTGGAGAACTGGCACAGGAGTTGTTTCCTTTTCTAGACAGTGCCAGGCACAATGGGCAGGATCCCACTGCAGAGGCtgttaaaatgtaataaacCTAATTATGTGGTTGAGCTGTTACTATTGCTGCTTTTGGGAAAAGGACAAAACAGTTTTCACATGGTACAGTGTGTGCTTTTCCTGGTACCActcactatttatttttctaaatatattaaACATTCAAAGTTATCTTTTTATTACATGGAGACTTCAAAAACCGTCCAACAAATGTGTGCTTCCAAACAACcaatttaatgtttttactCAAGAGCTATCTAATTGTCCTGAATGAAAAGCTACCCTCGTGGTCCTAATAGTTTGTATTAATTATTACTTCAATGTTTTCTAGGAAGCTTGCTTTATTTGATGAATGGAATTCATTAGCAGTTTATGTATCTATGGACAATACAGTGGTCATTGAAGACATCAGTAAGTGAAACAAAAGTCTTCTAGGTCTACTTTAGCATCTTAGCAAATATTAAAACTCAAACTGATTGcaattttaagtgttttggGAAACTCTGTTTTGGTAGTGTTAACagttaaaggtcttttccaacctaaatgattcatGATTAATTTTCTGGTTACAGTTTTTGATTGAACTCCACTTTCTGGAACGTGTCTAAATGACCAAAATACTTTGGGGCCATCCCTACTTGTtctcaaggaaagaaaagaaagaaaagaaatgcaggctCAGGTTTTGGGTGTCCAAAACTCGAGCTAGCACAGCATGATGTAGGCCTTTTTGGTGGCCAACTTACAGACCATGCGGGTTGGAGGAAGATGGAGTTTGGTCTGTGCTATCTAAACTCCTATCCCAGAAATGGAATGAAGTTGCAGTATGTAGAAATAGAGAGAATTGTTTTTAATACAGAGTTTGCCAAACAGATGTGCCAAGGACAAACCGGGGCAGATCCTAGAGAAACACTAAGGGCCAGGCTTAATTTTCACTTGTAAGAAGGGTGGGTTTACAAGAGATATTTACCCACAGCCTATTTCTACTTTAGCCCTTACTTCTgcttattttatatttacatcACTGGAAGGACAGAGTTCCCTGAAGAGTTTCTAATGCTGTCATCTGCCATTTCATTTCGCAGGCAAAGCTTGACAGTATTTATAATGCTTGTAGTAAATGTGACTTCAGTCTTGAATGTTCATTCTCCAGTCCTTTATCTCATGTCTCACTAATGTGCCAGCACATACTCTGTCTGCTGGAATTACTGCCACTAAGTAGTTACGATTTCCATGCCCTGCTAGTTTTGTCTTAAAACAAGAGCTCTGTAAAGATGCCTGGGAAAGTGGCTCAATTTATGATTGAGAGGAAGATCTGCTCTGTGTTCCTTTGTGCATTCACTGGTATCTATTTTTATTCCCACAGAGAAGATGTGCTGGTCGCCTccacagggcagcagcacagcccacagcactgcacatcTGCACAGGAGTGCTCTGGGCCGAAACAAGAACACAGCAGGATTCTGCACAGGCTGGAAGCCCCTCTTGCTTATCATACCTCTACGGCTAGGGATAAATCACATAAATCCAGTATATATTGATGCATTTAAAgtaagttgggttttttttcagtgaattgtTTGTTATTGTGAAATAAGTTGAGGTGTCTGTTATATCAGTagtgatttcattttttctccctttgaacTCCTAGGAATGCTTTAAGATGCCACAGTCCTTGGGAGCATTAGGAGGGAAACCAAATAACGCCTATTATTTCATAGGATTTCTaggtaaggaaaaaagaaacttgttCCAAATACGCATAGGATCTAAAGGGAAAGGGGCTTTTTTGGAAGGGGAAATAGTAAGCAGTTTAAGCATGAGAATAGagtagaagaaatgaagaaaaatatctcaaatACCTCAGGAACAGTATGAGATCATCCCTGTAAGAATGGAAAAGTAgcagatgtaaaaataaataatgatacAAGCAAGAACACCACACTGAGAAAAGTTTATAGCATTTGACAAGTGCCAAATATCATGACtgcaaaaatactgaattttccCTAATCTTTAATACTTCCTAATGAAGGGtgtcttgttttgttcttctgcttCACAGTTTTCTTAAATGAATTTCTCGTATTTCAAACCTTTTCTGACAGCAGAATCTTTTTCACCTTCTTCCATGTATTCCTCTAAATTAAAGCAATAGTTAATACCAGATTCAGCCCTTCAGATTGCACCCCGGTTTGAGCCATAATTTTATGGctgttttgttcttccttttgtaaAACCTGAACTGTTTTAGTCAGATGTCCTTGTTCCAATTTCTGAATGAATGCCTAATGGGATTACAGATTGCATTTGTGGTCATTCCATAACTTTTGATCTGTGAAATGTTTGGGATTATAATGattgagatttttaaaaagtgtattgGAGCTCAtgtagaaaagggaaaatatgtgACAAAGGGAGAACAAACCAGCCAAAAAATCTACCTTAGCAGGTCACAATGGAAAATTACACTAAATTCCCTGGGGGAAACTACTTACATGTCTTTCCAATTCCCCTAAAGACTCCCTAGCTGGAAAAACAACACATGGGCTGAGATGATAATCTAATTCCTGTTCTACATGTCTGGGTGGACTAAGTGCTTATTGAAGCCTCTTGCTTATTATCAACTTGTGGATTTTACCCCTACAGGCAATGAGCTGATCTATTTGGACCCTCACACCACTCAAAGTTTTGTAGATTCAGAAGAGAATGGCACAGTTGATGACGAGAGCTTCCACTGCCAGCAAGCCCCACACAGAATGAAGATTATGAATTTGGACCCTTCAGTAGCTTTAGTAGGTGTTAGGGAGTAACAAATGCATGTACTTTATTTCAAAGTCATACCTCTGTGTATTGATAAAGGCATTTCCTTGAGCAGAATCAGGATCACAGGGCAGTCTTCTACATTCTAAAAATCAACACATGGTAGTTTATATATTAGCTGCCTAGGATGCATTAATCTTAGGTCAAGCAGGGAATTGACTGTTTATATCCAGGGAGCTAATTAATCATCTTTACTGAGCAGCATTTACCTATtgcaaaaagtattttgaaggtCAAAGTAAGGAACTGAATcaggtttctttattttattccatCACTACCATATATATGGTCATTCTGGATGAGTTACTTAagcttaatttattttacataatttaCAAATCTTTAAATGGAATTAACTTGTAGAAGTCATCCAGTATACATCACAAGAACGCTATGGTAGTTGAAAGAATTAAATCGAATCCTATGCCCATGTCCTTTGGTTGGGTGGCGGGTGGTTGTCACTTAAGATGTACATTTCTAAAGCTTTATACAAGGCATAAAGATACCACAGCATCCTTTGCTCATTGCCATACTGTTATTATTTAATACCACTACCgtatgtattttttccttaggGCTTCTTTTGCAAAGAAGAATGTGATTTTGATAACTGGTGTAGTCTTGTACAAAAGGTAATAATACTCTCTTGAGTTGCTCTGGATGAAATAACATATAATCTTTTAATGGAAATTCCCATTGCATCTTTCCCTGTGTGCAAAGTAAATGAGCCAGAGAAGGATGCATTAGTGCATGAGGGCAAGCCAGTACTACCGAAGTGCTGATCGGAGCTTGCTCAGCATTCTGACAACCATCAGCCCTGCCACTTGGAAAACAAGTGTAACTATATACCTTTAAAAAGTTAGTCTTTTTTTTCACACTACTGTGTTACTGGCTGAAACTTAGTCACTGAGGAATAAATGTTCAAACTAAGTATCAACTGCCAGGCTgaagcagtttctttctttctttgtttcctggTCCTTCTTTATTGTTTAACctaatattttattacatgttCTAATTATGACTTAGTCCCTGGTACCATAGCAGAGCTGATGCTGTAAGTGCTGCatccctccagctcctgctgagctgtgggaCACCAAAGGCACTTGCTGCCACAGGACAGGACATTTCTGCACTCGGTGTGCTGAACAGCAGAAGTATGAACGTAACACCAACCTCGAAAGGcattcattaattaaaaaaaaaaaggctaatgaAAGCAGTTTGTGaataactgaaatacaggataTGATACAGCTTACTTGATTTAAGAGGAGTGGAATTTGGCTGCATTAATAACTTGTTTCTCCTGATCAAAACTTGTCTTTCAAAATctattggggtttttttgcgCTGATAGATTTGTCTTTTGTTCCCATCGACCAACAGAAAGCTTGAACACAGATTGATCCAtgcaagtaattttcttttaaaaggcagaaaatactgcttGCTCTCAGTGTCTGTTTGCTACATGTAAACAAAATTATAGGGGTATGGATAACAGAGCTCATTAGAACACACTGATAACTTGTAGGGCAGGTTATCTGTCTTCTAGGTGTGTTTTCAGCTAGGAAAACGTTACAGAGATCTGGGAAGCAGTGATTCGTAATGGCATGtacttgtttttctctgaatgtCCACATGAAGCCTTTGGATTTTGATAGGCATACATATAATAgttacaaatgtttttaattaagcagACATTTTTGTGTTCGAAGGCTCTCTTGAGGCATCTTTATAATGAAAGTATTCCGTCCTCAGGAGATTCTAAAGCAACAGAGTCTACGGATGTTCGAGCTGGTCCAGAAGCATCCACCACACTGGCCTCCTTTTGTGCCACCAAGCAAGCCGGAGGTGACAACCACGGGAGCAGGTGCAGTACTGACTGAAAGCAGTGCGGCAGAGCCTTCCCCCTTGGCAGGGAGAGCAGTGACCACAGGAGCAACAACTGCACTTTCCTAAGGGCAAAGCATTCACCACGTGATGAAACGCCTTATTCTTACAGAATATCAGACCTGTATCCATCCAGGCCACATACAATTGCTAGCACAGTTTtcttaatattgcaaaataCTTTGAAGGACACATCTCAGAaaagggggttttggtgggttttttgtgtttgcttgggtttttgtttggtttggggttttgggggagtGGGTTTCTGGGCATTTTTTTTAGTAAACAATGTCTTTAGATTCTaaattgtttgatttttttgtatttttccagaaCTTATTGAATCTACTGACAAGCTATTTGAATTGGAAGAAGAATTTGAAATCCTGACTGTATGAAGGAAGCTGTGGTGACCCTTCTGAGTATTGAACGTATTGCTAATGTTATTGCATTGACTTAAATCAGACAGCCATGTTAGCCCCAAAGTGcctgaaatgacagaaaacagagcacaaaAACCTGGT
Above is a genomic segment from Strigops habroptila isolate Jane chromosome 9, bStrHab1.2.pri, whole genome shotgun sequence containing:
- the ATG4A gene encoding cysteine protease ATG4A isoform X1 yields the protein MESVLSRYENQITILSDYLEEFPETDEPVWILGRQHHLNTDKSKLLLDISARLWFTYRRKFSPIGGTGPSSDAGWGCMLRCGQMMLAQALICRHLGRDWQWEKHKKQPEEYHRILRCFLDRKDCCYSIHQMAQMGVGEGKSIGEWFGPNTVAQVLKKLALFDEWNSLAVYVSMDNTVVIEDIKKMCWSPPQGSSTAHSTAHLHRSALGRNKNTAGFCTGWKPLLLIIPLRLGINHINPVYIDAFKECFKMPQSLGALGGKPNNAYYFIGFLGNELIYLDPHTTQSFVDSEENGTVDDESFHCQQAPHRMKIMNLDPSVALGFFCKEECDFDNWCSLVQKEILKQQSLRMFELVQKHPPHWPPFVPPSKPEVTTTGAELIESTDKLFELEEEFEILTV
- the ATG4A gene encoding cysteine protease ATG4A isoform X2; the protein is MESVLSRYENQITILSDYLEEFPETDEPVWILGRQHHLNTDKSKLLLDISARLWFTYRRKFSPIGGTGPSSDAGWGCMLRCGQMMLAQALICRHLGRDWQWEKHKKQPEEYHRILRCFLDRKDCCYSIHQMAQMGVGEGKSIGEWFGPNTVAQVLKKLALFDEWNSLAVYVSMDNTVVIEDIKKMCWSPPQGSSTAHSTAHLHRSALGRNKNTAGFCTGWKPLLLIIPLRLGINHINPVYIDAFKECFKMPQSLGALGGKPNNAYYFIGFLGNELIYLDPHTTQSFVDSEENGTVDDESFHCQQAPHRMKIMNLDPSVALEILKQQSLRMFELVQKHPPHWPPFVPPSKPEVTTTGAELIESTDKLFELEEEFEILTV
- the ATG4A gene encoding cysteine protease ATG4A isoform X3, with the translated sequence MLRCGQMMLAQALICRHLGRDWQWEKHKKQPEEYHRILRCFLDRKDCCYSIHQMAQMGVGEGKSIGEWFGPNTVAQVLKKLALFDEWNSLAVYVSMDNTVVIEDIKKMCWSPPQGSSTAHSTAHLHRSALGRNKNTAGFCTGWKPLLLIIPLRLGINHINPVYIDAFKECFKMPQSLGALGGKPNNAYYFIGFLGNELIYLDPHTTQSFVDSEENGTVDDESFHCQQAPHRMKIMNLDPSVALGFFCKEECDFDNWCSLVQKEILKQQSLRMFELVQKHPPHWPPFVPPSKPEVTTTGAELIESTDKLFELEEEFEILTV